A region from the Lytechinus variegatus isolate NC3 chromosome 6, Lvar_3.0, whole genome shotgun sequence genome encodes:
- the LOC121417105 gene encoding uncharacterized protein LOC121417105, with the protein MRWSQSLTTKIIQSSPFLQEMTRVTGVAASDCCTTFSSKLEDLAPFVLNKSKKTSVIEYQTAALMVMPGILKESLSVFMVQENQSDPEQVQAAQTNDASTHLSEMCQ; encoded by the exons ATGCGATGGAGTCAGAGTTTGACTACTAAAATTATTCAGTCTTCACCG TTTTTGCAGGAGATGACAAGGGTGACAGGTGTAGCTGCATCTGATTGCTGTACAACATTCTCCAGCAAGCTGGAAGATTTGGCCCCATTTGTGTTAAACAAGTCCAAGAAAACATCTGTAATAG aatatcaGACAGCAGCACTGATGGTTATGCCAGGTATTCTGAAAGAGAGCTTGTCTGTATTCATGGTTCAAGAAAATCAG TCTGATCCAGAGCAAGTTCAAGCTGCTCAAACCAATGATGCATCCACACATCTAAGTGAAATGTGCCAATGA